In Podospora pseudoanserina strain CBS 124.78 chromosome 5, whole genome shotgun sequence, a single window of DNA contains:
- a CDS encoding hypothetical protein (EggNog:ENOG503P4Y0): protein MDGPDGMPMDFNLIPAMAPPEGQVPNFENPSVNQAPAYIAVAAVFMALTVFFAGVRFWARFFVQRAPWWDDFSLHGVGRHMWDVSVASVMKLIEPGRAIGDVTEPAIGFTKLGLLLFYYKLFAVNDLTRIGSLVGMAVVVPLYTALFFVFVFMDEASAWKANKAMAVFNIVTDFYLLVLPLTAVVWLRMERRKKIGLIVIFSSGFLACILSIVGAVYRFRAADDPDFTWVLSNVYLVNTIECCVGIICACVPFLPALAKKSPITADWMISLKSLRDRILSAGSRGSRGNRSHPSANDYAYYGNSKDRNASGEIDPELGGTASLRPPTGKSSSKNTTQEVGLDTIDVIDSMPGLYGDERSKERKVRGEMFRMDPTLQTQTETRVGSDGESGEGVKGGIEVKKGYAVTEGR from the exons ATGGACGGACCAGACGGGATGCCGATGGATTTTAACCTCATACCTGCGATGGCGCCGCCGGAGGGTCAGGTGCCCAACTTTGAGAACCCGTCGGTGAACCAGGCGCCTGCGTACATCGCCGTCGCGGCCGTGTTCATGGCCCTGACGGTGTTTTTTGCCGGTGTGAGGTTCTGGGCGCGGTTTTTTGTGCAGAGGGCGCCGTGGTGGGATGATT TCTCCCTCCACGGCGTGGGCAGACACATGTGGGATGTCTCCGTCGCGAGCGTCATGAAGCTCATCGAGCCTGGTCGAGCCATTGGCGATGTAACCGAGCCCGCCATCGGTTTCACCAAGCTTGGTCTCTTGCTCTTCTACTACAAGCTCTTCGCCGTGAATGACCTCACCAGAATCGGCTCGCTCGTGGGCATGGCTGTCGTCGTGCCACTGTACACGGcgctcttcttcgtctttgtCTTTATGGATGAGGCCTCGGCGTGGAAGGCGAACAAGGCCATGGCCGTGTTCAACATCGTCACCGATTTCTACCTTCTCGTGTTGCCTCTCACTGCCGTGGTGTGGCTTCGCATGGAGCGCAGAAAGAAGATTGGTCTCATTGTTATTTTCTCCAGTGGTTTCCT tgcCTGCATCCTCAGCATCGTCGGCGCAGTCTACCGCTTCCGCGCCGCCGACGACCCCGACTTCACCTGGGTCCTCTCCAACGTCTACCTAGTCAA CACAATCGAATGCTGCGTCGGCATAATCTGCGCCTGCGTCCCCTTCCTgcccgccctcgccaaaaagTCCCCCATCACGGCCGACTGGATGATCTCGCTCAAATCCCTCCGCGACCGTATCCTCTCGGCCGGCTCCCGCGGCTCCCGAGGCAACCGCTCCCACCCCTCAGCCAACGACTACGCTTACTACGGCAACTCCAAGGACCGCAACGCAAGCGGGGAGATCGACCCTGAGCTTGGCGGTACTGCTTCCCTCCGACCGCCCACgggcaagagcagcagcaagaacaCCACGCaggaggtggggttggaCACGATTGACGTGATTGATTCCATGCCGGGGCTGTACGGGGATGAGAGGagcaaggagaggaaggtgaggggggagatgttTAGGATGGATCCGACGTTGCAGACGCAGACGGAGACGAGGGTAGGGAGTGACGGGGagagcggggagggggtcaaAGGGGGGAttgaggtgaagaaggggtaTGCGGTTACtgaggggaggtga
- a CDS encoding hypothetical protein (EggNog:ENOG503NWV6; COG:Q) encodes MALLVDLLDHAPSGSGRAIVGLVALVFVLNILFWNTKYCTVSGSPVAGRKWWFEPLILTRYRFLLNGWSVTQAGWDQYGDRIFTIARPDSNVTVLPPRYLDELQNLPDTKLNGIEALAADMGDEYSGISILTGTHLTFNVIRNKLTPKMPAIITPLMEELEDALKIELPDSKEWVAVDLGNVFTRFVSRLTTRVWVGKELSRNDGWHTDNIRTVENIFMTAIVLRFVPPALHPIVGALLPTRGRIREGIKKVQSYLVPLIEERRRRQAELGTVPEEEEDVLQWLMDGASEEESSAENLTERYVYSVIGSLYTVSGALTDCLLDLAEHPEHVEPLRQELRQVMAESGGKWERGTAAKLVKMDSFMKESLRTNAPSPFSQKRIVKEELTLSDGLKLPAGAYVCMIDQSAIGRGPDKFDGFRYAGMRQDPGFMTKYQYTSTDRDHLTFGHGRLACPGRFVASLEMKMVLAAMLERYEVSFHPSGKGGVRPQKIQLLELAFHNPASRVYLRQRHQTKE; translated from the exons atggcctTGCTTGTTGACTTGCTGGATCACGCGCCATCTGGGAGTGGACGAGCCATTGTTGGCTTGGTCGCCCTTGTTTTCGTTTTGAACATATTATTCTGGAACACCAAGTACTGCACTGTGTCTGGTTCGCCAGTCGCTGGTCGAAAGTGGTGGTTTGAACCCCTGATTCTTACAAGATATCGTTTTCTTCTCAACGGCTGGTCGGTCACCCAGGCAGGATGGGATCAG TATGGCGATCGCATCTTCACGATTGCCCGTCCTGATTCCAACGTCACGGTGCTCCCACCGCGGTACCTGGATGAGCTTCAAAATCTGCCGGATACCAAGCTCAATGGTATTGAAGCGCTCGCTGCG GACATGGGTGACGAGTACAGCGGAATCTCAATCCTCACGGGCACTCATTTGACCTTCAATGTTATTCGCAACAAGTTGACCCCCAAAATGCCCGCTATCATCACTCCGCTCAtggaagagctggaggatgCCTTGAAGATAGAGCTACCGGACTCCAAAGAGTGGGTGGCCGTTGATCTCGGCAACGTCTTCACCCGTTTCGTGTCAAGATTGACGACACGTGTGTGGGTGGGCAAAGAGCTCAGCCGCAACGATGGCTGGCACACCGACAATATCCGGACGGTTGAGAATATCTTCATGACGGCGATAGTGCTCAGGTTTGTGCCGCCAGCTTTGCACCCAATCGTGGGGGCGCTTCTGCCCACGCGCGGACGCATTCGCGAAGGCATCAAAAAGGTGCAGTCATACCTTGTGCCGCTCATCGAGGAGAGGCGGCGTCGTCAGGCGGAACTTGGGACGGtgcctgaggaggaggaggatgttctCCAGTGGCTGATGGACGGCGCAAGCGAGGAGGAGTCATCTGCCGAGAACCTGACCGAGCGTTACGTGTACTCGGTGATTGGGTCCCTGTACACGGTTTCGGGTGCCCTGACTGACTGCCTGCTGGACCTGGCCGAGCATCCCGAGCATGTCGAGCCGTTACGCCAAGAGCTCAGGCAGGTGATGGCAGAGAGCGGCGGGAAGTGGGAAAGGGGCACAGCAGCCAAACTGGTAAAGATGGACAGCTTCATGAAGGAGTCACTGCGGACGAACGCGCCGAGTCCCTTCAGCCAGAAACGGAtcgtcaaggaggagcttACGCTGTCGGACGGGTTGAAGCTGCCGGCTGGGGCGTACGTGTGCATGATCGATCAATCGGCGATCGGGAGGGGGCCGGACAAGTTCGATGGGTTCCGGTACGCAGGGATGCGCCAGGACCCCGGGTTCATGACCAAGTACCAGTACACTTCGACGGACCGCGACCATTTGACATTTGGGCACGGCAGACTGGCCTGTCCCGGACGGTTCGTGGCGTCCCTGGAGATGAAAATGGTGCTTGCGGCTATGCTGGAACGGTACGAAGTAAGCTTTCATCCgagtggaaaggggggtgtcAGACCTCAAAAGATacagctgctggagctggcgTTCCATAATCCGGCCAGTCGTGTCTACCTGCGGCAGAGACATCAAACAAAAGAGTAG
- a CDS encoding hypothetical protein (COG:E; EggNog:ENOG503NWDN; CAZy:AA3), with protein sequence MDSEHDFIIVGGGTSGLVVAARLTEDPNTSVLVVEAGTEHTNDPRIRTPAFWLSVLGSPDFDWAYKTVPQKGLDGKVIPLSQGKLIGGSSAINGLAFVANSKAAVDAWGAFGNPGWDWETLGPYYKRFHTLAHPSDAAGKHLRLSYVDESVRGCDGPIKASFPEESKDPLPNAWVDTIGALGFPASGDPFSGKFSGGYVNALSVDPESRTRSDAATAYFEPAKSRPNLHVVTSALAEKILFDTAGASPKAVGVQIQKDGKTVTLAAKKEVILAAGVFGSPKLLELSGVGNRELLEKLNIPVVVDNPNVGENLQDHPVSSVSFEVEEGVKTIDALTRQDPEAVGAAMQEYMTNKSGPFAVGNFTGSLLPVADFVGPDGKSTLDQVIKQITASNPSPSSGDFTPHHTEFVHSVLANRAEGAGNLFMYAACANVNPDSVGADIIVKDASPANFVTICAALCYPLSRGSAHITSSNAADLSVIDPRYLEHPLDLEVQARLLRYAETIVRTEPLSKFIKRGGRRNAGAPADLGDLDVAKQYSKLSALSCWHPTSTCAMLPRERGGVVDARLHVHGVEGLRIVDSSIIPLATRGNTQTTVYAVAERAADLIKKEYGIGN encoded by the exons ATGGACTCTGAGCACGATTTCATCattgtcggcggcggcacgtctgggctggtggttgcGGCCCGGCTCACAGAGGATCCAAACACTTCGGTTCTTGTCGTTGAAGCCGGCACCGAGCACACCAACGACCCACGCATCCGGACACCGGCCTTTTGGCTTTCTGTTTTGGGATCACCTGACTTTGACTGGGCTTACAAGACCGTCCCCCAG AAAGGACTTGATGGCAAAGTCATCCCCCTGTCGCAGGGCAAGCTCATCGGTGGCTCAAGTGCTATCAACGGCCTGGCGTTTGTGGCCAACTCCAAAGCTGCCGTTGATGCCTGGGGTGCTTTCGGCAACCCGGGCTGGGACTGGGAGACTTTGGGCCCCTACTACAAGAGGTTCCACACTTTAGCACACCCATCCGACGCTGCTGGCAAACACCTCCGTCTTTCCTATGTCGATGAAAGCGTCCGTGGCTGCGACGGCCCCATCAAGGCATCCTTCCCTGAAGAATCCAAAGATCCTCTTCCAAACGCCTGGGTCGACACCATCGGGGCCCTGGGCTTCCCAGCCTCTGGAGATCCCTTCAGTGGGAAATTCTCTGGCGGCTATGTCAACGCCTTGAGCGTTGACCCCGAGTCACGCACACGCAGTGATGCGGCGACGGCCTATTTCGAGCCTGCCAAATCCCGTCCCAACCTCCATGTTGTGACCAGTGCCCTCGCAGAAAAGATTTTGTTCGACACTGCTGGCGCGAGTCCGAAGGCCGTTGGGGTCCAAATCCAAAAGGACGGCAAGACTGTCACTCTcgccgccaagaaggaggtcatcctcgccgccggaGTCTTTGGGTCGCCAAAGCTTCTGGAACTGTCGGGCGTTGGTAACAGAGAGCTTCTTGAGAAGCTAAACATTCCGGTGGTTGTGGATAACCCCAATGTGGGTGAGAATCTGCAAGATCACCCCGTTTCCAGCGTGAGCTTTGAGGTAGAGGAGGGCGTCAAGACCATCGATGCTCTGACCCGACAGGATCCCGAAGCCGTCGGTGCCGCGATGCAAGAATACATGACCAACAAGTCAGGCCCCTTTGCTGTGGGCAACTTCACAGGGTCACTTCTACCCGTGGCCGACTTTGTCGGGCCTGATGGAAAGTCTACCCTTGACCAGGTCATCAAGCAGATAACAGCTTCGAACCCCAGCCCGTCATCTGGCGATTTTACGCCTCATCACACCGAGTTTGTGCACTCGGTCCTGGCAAACCGAGCAGAAGGTGCGGGAAACCTATTCATGTATGCGGCCTGCGCCAATGTCAATCCTGACAGCGTGGGCGCCGACATTATTGTAAAGGATGCGTCCCCGGCCAACTTTGTTACAATCTGTGCGGCGCTGTGCTACCCGCTTTCACGTGGCAGCGCCCACATCACGTCTTCCAACGCCGCAGACCTGTCGGTCATTGACCCCAGATATCTGGAGCACCCTCTGGATCTGGAAGTCCAGGCCCGTCTTCTGCGGTACGCAGAGACCATTGTGCGCACCGAGCCCCTGAGCAAGTTCATCAAGCGAGGCGGACGCCGGAACGCGGGGGCTCCCGCTGACCTCGGCGATCTGGATGTGGCAAAGCAATACTCCAAGTTGTCGGCGCTCAGCTGCTGGCATCCCACGAGCACCTGTGCCATGCTTCCCCGTGAGCGAGGAGGTGTTGTGGATGCTCGGCTGCATGTTCACGGCGTCGAGGGCCTTCGCATTGTCGATTCCAGTATCATTCCTCTGGCCACGCGTGGCAACACCCAGACGACAGTGTACGCGGTTGCAGAGAGAGCTGCTGACCTTATCAAGAAGGAATACGGCATTGGAAACTGA